The following are encoded together in the Brassica napus cultivar Da-Ae chromosome A9, Da-Ae, whole genome shotgun sequence genome:
- the BNAA09G45220D gene encoding precursor of CEP13, with the protein MARVRISISIICLLILIVGFVSQSCEARKVLMPYGASKGLFLSALPKGNVPPSAPSDKGHTSPPEDYSDHHTVPEISPEIYRRLGSVPSPGVGN; encoded by the coding sequence ATGGCTCGCGTAAGGATCTCCATTTCGATTATTTGCTTATTGATTTTAATTGTAGGTTTTGTCTCGCAATCTTGTGAAGCTAGAAAGGTTCTAATGCCTTATGGtgcaagcaagggattgtttCTTAGCGCCCTACCAAAGGGCAATGTCCCACCTTCAGCTCCAAGCGACAAGGGTCACACTTCTCCGCCAGAGGATTATTCCGATCATCATACGGTTCCAGAAATCTCGCCAGAGATTTACCGTCGACTAGGATCGGTCCCTAGCCCCGGCGT